The genomic region GATTATATCAATCTTCATAATCCTTTTCCTTTTACTGATAGGGGGAAGAGAGGCAAGGAGAAATTAGAAACTTGGAGCACTTGTTATGGAGTGAATGTGAAGTAATATAATGTCTGCATgtcattagaaaaaaagaagcaatacaTGACTCCACTGCATAAGGCAATTAGTAACCTCAAACTTTAATAATTCATCTGTTGAATTATGTAATTGTCCTGTTGCACAGCAGAGCATTATGCCTTGTGTCTCTCTGCAATCAGCTTTCCATCCTTGTTTTGTAagatcaaaaaatgtttttgtacactGCCTCATGAATTACTTATTTTCCAAATGACTGATTGGTGattgttgttaatgtttttgacaCAGATTGTAAGCAATGACTGTCATGTTCAAAAGCAGTGAAGTGATTTTGTCAATTTGTGGAACTGTTAACAAAtataacaacaaagaaaaaaagaaaaaaaagaaatgagaaataattaaaaaattgagGGGTTTTGACAAGTATCTCAAAAACGGTCCAAATCATGGTTTACAGGGACTACTGTGGgtagtactgtactgtactattgTACAACTGTACAACTATTTGGTTGTTCAGTATGTGGTTTACAGAGGGGGTATAACAGCGTGTCAAATTTGAATGGAAAAGTACAGTATTATAATAAACAATTACTTTACCTGTGATGGTCATCTGACAATAAAAAATGCTATCGCTAAATCTGTGAAATTCAcagaaatgtgtgattaatatttttcaaatttaaatcatTAATTCTCATTCATTAGTTGCTTTCTCTGtgtaaaaagtatttacatGAGTGTACATTATTTGTGGCTTAAGCGGTTGGAGCTGGGGGTCCAGGAGTGCCCTCTTCCACCTGGTTTGTAAGCATGAAAAACTTCATCACAGGTTCGATATATTCCATGATGGTCTCTTTCAATGGTTTCTCCAGCAAGTACCCTTCTGTCTCGATCTCTGTGTTTTCATTCCCTGCCAGTGCCTCCATGGAGGTCTGCAGGAACCGCAAGCTCACCAGCACAGAGGCCTGGGAGGGAGGAAGGTGGAGAGATGTGGGAGCAGGTTAGATGTAGAGTAGAAGAGCATCATCAACACTACTCCACAAACACTACTAAACGGAAGTGGAGATAGATGGAAAATGCATAAACTGTGCACAGCAGACCCAATGACGCATCTAGCCTAGCGTAAACTGTACATGCAGAGGGGTAGGTTGTTGCAACACGTTCTTTCCCTTGCTTGCAAAGACATGACGCAATATTACATTTCACGACACCATGGCAGCATTACAAATCCCTGAAAAGCCAATTCTATTCCTCAGCTATCCTCCAACATAAAAGCTCACTTTAGCACCAGCAACTCTGCTTAAAAACCTAGTACGTTTAACTGTAATTCTTTTCATGACATACCTGTAAGAGGAAGACTGACAGTACTCCAGCCCCGATGGCGTTCATCAGGCCCATGTAGTAGTGGACCAGGGCCTCTCTGCAGCCTCGGAGATAGATGTTGAGCTCCTCGGTTTGGTAGTCATAGTTGTAGTGAGCTGAGTTGTTGGTGAGCTGAAACTGGATGCATGGCCGTGGAGAGCTGGGGTTGCAGCAACTAAATGGGACTCCATCTAGCAAGTAACGGCCATCCACGTTGCTCTTGATGCGGCTGATGTAACAAGGGAAACATTTGTTTCAGATTACATACAGATACAATAACCAAACGTTTTTTCCACAAATGTCCAGAGATGGGGAACTCGCCCCACTACACTCTGTGATATAGTGCACAACTTACTCTTTGACTTCCTTAGAGCTGAAATCCAGGTAGCGGTTGCTGATCCACTGGACCTCAAACCAGTCCCTGAAGTCATTGTTTCCACAACACTGGAAGTCCATCTGCAGGCGATCAATATTCTGTTTCTGGAAGCAGCGGCCCGGGGTGTCTGTGTCCTTGTAGAAGCGGATGCCGTTCCTCAGGCCAACCCTCAGAGAGGACTCCAGACTGCCCTTCATCACAAAGCTCATGATGACAGCGAGCAGCATGAGCACCGTGAAGAAGCAAGAGACGGCGAAAAAGGGCTTTAACATTTTCTTCCAGCGAGGAAATCGCCCGGCATCCAAAGCATCCTGACAGATCTTTGACGCAAAGTAGTTGATACCCAAGGAGGCCAGACCAACAATCATGAGGGTATTGGGCACAACATGTACGTCCGAGTTGTCCATTACCTGTAAGTAAGTCACACCATAATGTAATCAATaaagattttatttgtttgccGTGAGGAAGCAAGGGAATCAACATACCTTGTTAAGATTATGCATTATCTTtcaacaaatgtgtaaaaatatgcTGTTTTACAAACTTCAAATTACCAGAAAATTCCCCTGGAAATACATGTTGGGAATCAATTTCCAAGCACTCACAATTACTCCAAGTTACACCAGTTATTAAACAGCAAAAATGTTCCTACTGACGCCATATGTTGCAGGTAATGACTTAAATATCCAGACCTGGCTGctataaactataaactatGAACTATAAATGTAAAAGTGTAAGTTATAGCTGTGTTGAGTCTCATTTTATTATATCCAACTAATTCAGCATGACTTTGTTAAAGTTCTGTGAGTTTCAACAATGTTTCACCACACCACGTGTGTGTTGATGAACTCTTGAAGTTTACGAAAGTGTTGAGAGTTCAaccttcattttttaaaggggagATCTCCTAAATGCATGCAATAAATATTTCATCAGCAGCATTACAGTCACTCACAACTATTCATCTCAGTTGAATTAGAATTTAATGAGCACTGGGCAGCTCACTTCAAGCACAGATGTGtggctcaagggcacctggagCACAGTAACTGCAAGTCGTTCACTCAGTCAGTAGAAATTTTGCTAGGAAGATTCATAACTACGCTCTCTTTCTCTAatgcaaacaaatacattaaccAAAAGTTATGAAAACACAGTGAGATTATAACATACAGCATGTGAGACTTGTGTGCAAAAgtcttttttaaactacattccAATGTTTTTTATGCAGAGGATCTTTTCACAGGTCCAGAAAATCTCGCACAGAGTGACTAAAGTGGTTGATTTTAGTTGAATGTAATTTTGAAGAAGACAATAGTTGAATAAGCTTGCATTGATAAAAAGCTTTTCTTGGGGTAGAGAGATTGTCCTTATAGAAGGCGTGTgtcctttattttgttttgtatgtccATTTACACTTTGTTTATAGTCATGCAAACAGAATACTGTCATATCCCCAGCTGTCAAAGAatgaaacaatcaaaacaggtCAAAAAGGGTCATTTTAGTTCTTTTATACCTGAACACCTTGTATGGTGTTAATAACATAGTGAAAGAGTGAAAGCTGTAATACCATAGTTGTGCAAAGATAATATTTAAATCTgggaataaaatacatttaaataagtttaaaaaaactgtgcaGGGTTGGTAATTTGATTAAAGCATGGTTGTAATGACGGCCATCAGGAGCAGGGATTAGGGTGATCAAGACTGACATTGCCTGGTTTATTAAATGATGAGTTGGGATCTAAAGTGGGTTACAGGTTTTACCTCTTGTTGGTCTCCCACATAGACATTTATTTGATAGCATCAGATTCAAAAAGTGAGTCAAGCACATCTAAATTAGTAAATTAGTGTGTAATCAACTGTATCACCGGTACAATTTCTAAATATTACGCCCCTTAATATATATCTTTATGGGTACTTAGTGTTAAGTAGTGTGTTATCTGCTTTCACTTTCATGAGTGTAATCAGACCAAAGGCAATGAGGCATATTGATTATGAATACAGGTTGACTCACGCTGCTATGTAGATACACTAAAAAATCATCACGTCACTCACTTTTGCAATTAAAGTATAAGTAAACACACTATTGATGTTGTAATTTATGGATAActtatatattaaaaacagtccaaaacaacAAAGCTTTGGAATTTTGAACTAAGTTTTAAAGCCTTATGCAAAACTCAAGTACCTCTGCCCTCCTGCGGAGCTCCATCTTGAGGATGCAGCCCAGGGTGAAGGTGATAGCCCCGGCAACTGTGGCACACCATGAGAGGAGCCACAGTCCCTGGGCTAGCTTCACCCTTTTCTGAAAGGGGaacttcatcttcatcaccacCATGGTTGCAACGAGGGAATCTGAGTCTCAGCGGGGGAATAGGGGAAGGAGAGCGATGAGGAACGGGGGCCGATGCTGTGCTTTCTCTGTGAGGAAGAAGAACGGGTCAGAAGGATCCGAGATATAGATCACAAAACTGAAatttaacattgaattgaacTCCAGTTAAACAGCTGTTAGTGTATTAAAGGTCACCTTATTTTTCTCGCCAAAAAGTGCTGAAAAAAGTCCAGTTATCTCCACCGACCACAACGTATCCAGTGTGCCACAGAGTGGATTTGGCACACTGGATTTGGCAAACCTGGATGCAGGGAGCTTCTTACCACTAATGCCTTACCTATCCTATTAAACTGGTCTGTGAATCCAGGCCATTGTCTGCTCAGCACCCATCACTCACACAGAGGGACATGAATGACAGAACAAATTGAacctgacagacagatggataaCTGTGTAACACTTGTCCTCACAACACAACTTGGAATCCACacataaattcaaataaatttgAGATTAATAATCAAGACAGCAGGAAGAGGGTCTTTTTGCCATAAGCCACAACCAGGTCCAGATCCATAATTCCATGTTCATCCTGCACATCCAGGTCAGGGTCACAACAGGGCAGCTTACTTTAGCCCCCAAAGCACTCTCAGGCCAGATGTCCTGTATCTGACCCAGAGTCACTGGCCCTCACACAGTGTAGGAGCACTGCGAGTAGAGGTGAAAACCATGCTGATTCAaatcatttctttcatttcaagTCACATTCACAGTCACCGACTATATggttatttcacagttttttccCCGTGAGCTAAGAAGTTGCATCATTATTCAAATGGTGGTCATCCCTTATACTCCCAGGGCCCTGTGCTCTTGATATAAACTAACATTGTGGGAGATTGGTAAGTGCAAATTGGAAAAGAACAAAGTAAATGGACATTCTGAATGCAGTTTGAATGGTAAAAATGTGATGTGCCACTGAGGAAATACAAACCAAATGTCTTGCTTGCAAATATGAGGAGTTTGGTATAACATCAGAAGGTTTTTAGCTGTAGGAGGGTGATTTCAACAAATTGACCCAGTAAAACATACATTGAACATTTGACCCCCCAGGGAAAGAAATCATTGCTGAGAACATAAAACAGTTTGAAATGTCACCTTAATGAAGATATTGAGCCGGGGAACGTAGGACCCTGAGAACATGGAGGCTCCCAATAACTATGCTACAGTGACATGATTACGCTAAGCAGGTTAAATACTTACCCTGTTTACAGTCCTAATTTAAAGTGTTGTCATACCAATAAACAGTACAGCTGAGTCTGATTGGATTATCATTAGCTTTGCAGGTGTTCCGCCCTAAACAACAGACCAGtatttgacctgatgatggtgctacTGTACATAAGAAGTTAGGAGATCACTAAAGTTAATACAATTCCTCCTGAGAGTAACATGCAGTGGTGgactgtaactaagtacataTACTCCAGTCCCGTACTtacagtacacatttgaggtaccatgccactttctactccCACtccagagagaaatattgtacttttaattCCACTCCATTAATCTAAAAGTTTTAGTTACTGGTTGcttaattaagatttttgcatgcaaaacacgttgtatattaaatacattgttttattagaaattaaactAACCAGCAACAAataggcctacaagtccagctgaaggGATTAGCTGACTAAACACTtcatcgtttccagtttctaaaatgagAGGATGTTTCCGCATTGAGTACGTTTACTTTTGTTACtttgagtacattttcctgTGGATATTTAAACACTTGTACTAAGgtaacattttcaacaacaattTCTCTTAACACTGTACTTTCAGTTCTGCATGCTGATCTCTAGTGTCTAGTCAGGTCAACTGCCTTGTCATAAAATATAAACTTGTCTCACAGAACAACTGGCAAGTATCTCCTCTTCTTTCtaagttagatagatagatatttattgatccaaaaaatgggaaattacagttttacagcagcacacaaaatatacatacatacaatatacatgaagtaataataataataataacaaaatacaagaataaaatataagaaagttgatcagcaagaaaacaaatgaagacagTTGAAATTAGGGTTTCTTTTGGTTTATTAGATGTAACATGGACAGAGTTACATGGATGATATTTACACAAGCTTGAGAAACTAGTTCAATTGCACGCTTTTCATTTGGAAAGGTAATCATTGCAACCAGAAGAAGTAAATGTTTTGCACAATCACAGGATAATTATTTACGCTCATGCACAAATTTAAAGGTATTTCATAACTGTGTATCAGCTGCATTATGTTCTATAATATATATGTCTAGTAAGGCtatgtttttagtttatttaacgCTTGCATAATGTAGCATTCAACAATGCAAAATTGGCTACCTACACATTCATCTTAAACATATACATAATGTTTAATACAATAAAGAAAACTGATAACACAACTATAGCCTACGTTTATTGTGTTAGTTCATGCAGGACATGGAAGTCATAGACCCACAGCCAGTCCCAACCAATCACAGCCGGGAGGCTCAGCA from Etheostoma cragini isolate CJK2018 chromosome 13, CSU_Ecrag_1.0, whole genome shotgun sequence harbors:
- the rom1a gene encoding rod outer segment membrane protein 1a, translated to MVVMKMKFPFQKRVKLAQGLWLLSWCATVAGAITFTLGCILKMELRRRAEVMDNSDVHVVPNTLMIVGLASLGINYFASKICQDALDAGRFPRWKKMLKPFFAVSCFFTVLMLLAVIMSFVMKGSLESSLRVGLRNGIRFYKDTDTPGRCFQKQNIDRLQMDFQCCGNNDFRDWFEVQWISNRYLDFSSKEVKDRIKSNVDGRYLLDGVPFSCCNPSSPRPCIQFQLTNNSAHYNYDYQTEELNIYLRGCREALVHYYMGLMNAIGAGVLSVFLLQASVLVSLRFLQTSMEALAGNENTEIETEGYLLEKPLKETIMEYIEPVMKFFMLTNQVEEGTPGPPAPTA